A genomic region of Ignavibacteria bacterium contains the following coding sequences:
- a CDS encoding STAS domain-containing protein, with amino-acid sequence MNNNNVITIEKSERYCIVKISGEIVSLSTSIKLKEILKELIDVEKFYQILLDLSDLKFIESSLIGVIVETYRSLIMINGKMNLVVKSQSVYERFEVSQLDKLLRIYNNIDEAKKSFF; translated from the coding sequence ATGAATAACAACAATGTGATTACAATTGAAAAATCAGAAAGATATTGCATTGTCAAAATTTCAGGAGAAATTGTTTCCCTTTCGACTTCAATAAAGTTGAAAGAAATACTAAAAGAATTAATTGATGTTGAGAAATTTTACCAGATACTCCTGGATTTATCGGATTTGAAATTTATCGAAAGTTCATTGATAGGTGTGATAGTGGAGACTTACAGATCACTGATTATGATAAACGGCAAAATGAATCTGGTCGTGAAATCTCAGTCGGTTTACGAAAGATTTGAAGTATCTCAACTCGATAAACTTTTAAGAATTTACAACAACATAGATGAAGCAAAAAAATCTTTCTTCTAA